From the Lysobacter soyae genome, the window CGATCGAAGCCGCTGGCGGCAAGTTCGAGGAGTAAGGGTCGGATGTCGCGTAGCGGCAACGCCATCGGCGGCGTGGGCGGGCTCGGTCAATTTACCGAGCTCCGTCAACGCCTGCTGTTCGTTTTGGGCGCCATGATCGTATATCGGTTGGGCTGTTTCATCCCGGTGCCGGGCGTCAATCCCGAAGCCATGACCGCGCTCATGGACTCCCAGAAGGGCACGATCGTCGACATGTTCAACATGTTCTCCGGTGGTGCGCTTCACCGTTTCAGCGTGTTCGCGTTGAACGTGATGCCTTACATTTCGGCATCCATCATCATCCAGCTCTGTGCGCAGATCTTCCCGAGCTTGAAAGCCATCCAGAAGGAAGGTGAGTCGGGTCGTCGGAAAATCACCCAATGGTCGCGCCTCGCCGCTGTGCCTTTGGCGATCTTCCAAGCCTTCGGTATCGCGGTCGCGCTGCAAAACTCGGGCGCAGCCAACGGCATTGCCGTGGTGTACAACCCGGGTCCGGCCTTCATCCTCACGGCCGTCATTTCCTTGACCGCCGGCACCATGTTCCTGATGTGGTTGGGTGAGCAAATGACCGAGCGCGGCATCGGCAACGGTGTGTCGCTAATCATCTTTGCAGGGATCGTGGCGGGCTTGCCCAGTGCTGTCATCAGCACCGTCAAGGCGACGTTGGACGGCAACATGTCGGCCATTGCCTTGATCGTGGTCGCATTGGTGGTGTTCGCATTCACCTACCTCGTGGTCTTCGTCGAACGCGGCCAACGCCGTGTCACGGTGAATTACGCGCGGGCAGGGCAGTCGGGTCGTCGCGGTTTCAACAACCAGTCCTCGTTCCTGCCGTTGAAGCTGAACATGGCCGGCGTCATTCCGCCGATCTTCGCCTCGTCGATCATCATGTTCCCGGCAACCGCCGCGCAATGGTTCGGCACCTCCGGTTCCGCCGCCACGCAGTGGATGCAACGCGTTGCCCAGGCCCTGTCGCCCGGTCAGCCGCTGCACATGATCCTTTTCAGTGCCTTGATCATCGGTTTCGCGTTCTTCTACACCGCCTTGGTGTTCAACTCGCAAGAAACCGCAGACAACCTGAAGAAGTCGGGCGCCCTGATTCCGGGCATCCGTCCGGGCCGTGCCACGGCGGAATATGTGGACGGCGTGTTGACCCGTTTGACGCTGGTCGGCGCTATCTACTTGACAGCGGTATGCATCTTGCCTGAAATTATGCGCACCCAATTGGGCACCTCGTTCTACTTCGGCGGCACATCGCTGCTCATCGTGGTCGTGGTGGTCATGGACTTCATTGCGCAGATTCAGGCGCATTTGATGTCGCACCAGTATCAAAGCCTCCTCAAAAAGGCGAATCTCAAAGGCGGCGCCCGCGGGCGCTGACCACAGCATCCGAGCGGAACATCAGTCTCCGCCGGATGAAATGGGCGACTTGCGCGGCTGTCCCGCGCGCAAGTGACCCGGTTCCGATGCGCACGCCAGAGTAGCGAGCGCGGCGGGGCAGCCTGCAAGGGCTGCCTTCTGCCTAGGACCAGGTCTTCGCCGGAGCATGGGCACACTCCCCATGCCGGGCCGTCAGAACAGCGTCGGCTTCAATAAACCTCGGGACATTGCTATACTTGAACGTTTCCCCGCCCAGTTCTTAAGAGCTGTGCTTCAATTTTTTCGTTGGAGATCGCCTCATGGCGCGTATCGCAGGCGTCAATCTGCCTGCCCAGAAGCATGTCTGGGTCGGATTGCAAAGCATTTACGGCATCGGTCGTACCCGTTCCAAACTCGTGTGTGACGCCGCTGGCGTGACCAAAACCACCAAAATCCGCGATCTGTCGGAGCCGGAAGTCGAGCGCCTGCGTTCGGAAATCGGTAAGTTCATCGTCGAAGGCGACCTGCGTCGTGAAGTCGGCATGGCCATCAAGCGTTTGATGGACATGGGCAGCTTCCGTGGCTTGCGTCACCGTCGTGGCCTGCCGCTGCGTGGTCAGCGCACCCGTACCAATGCTCGCACCCGTAAGGGTCCGCGCAAGGCCATCAAGAAGTAAGGGAGTCCATAGACCATGGCCAAGCCAGCAGTTAAAACGAAGAAGAAGATCAAGCGCGTCGTCACCGACGGCATTGCACACGTGCACGCTTCCTTCAACAACACGATCATCACCATCACCGACCGCCAAGGCAATGCATTGTCCTGGGCGACTTCGGGTGGTGCCGGCTTCCGCGGTTCGCGCAAGTCGACCCCGTTTGCAGCACAGGTCGCCGCCGAAAAGGCCGGTCGCGCTGCACTCGACTACGGTGTGAAGGCGCTCGAAGTGCGTATCAAGGGCCCGGGCCCGGGCCGTGAATCGGCCGTGCGTTCTTTGAACAGCGTCGGTTACAAAATTCTCAACATCACGGACGTGACGCCAATCCCGCACAACGGTTGCCGTCCGCCGAAAAAGCGTCGCGTCTGAGGAGTTGACAAGACATGGCACGTTATATTGGACCTACCTGTAAGCTCGCGCGTCGCGAAGGCGCCGACCTTTCCCTCAAGAGCCCGGCCCGCGCCCTCGATTCCAAGTGCAAACTGGAACAGAAGCCCGGCCAGCATGGTGCTACCGCCCGTAAGGGCAAGCTCTCCGACTACGCCACCCAGCTGCGTGAAAAGCAGAAGGTCAAGCGTATCTACGGTTTGCTCGAGCGCCAATTCCGCAATTACTACAAGAAGGCGTCGACCAAGAAGGGCAACACCGGTGAAAACCTGTTGCAACTCCTGGAAACCCGCCTGGACAACGTCGTCTTCCGTATGGGCTTCGCTGTCACCCGTGCATCCGCTCGCCAATTGGTCTCGCACCGCGGCGTGTTGGTCAACGGCAAGTACGTGAACCTGCCTTCCTACCAAGTCAAGGCCGGTGACGCGATCTCGCTTTCCGAACGCGCGCAAAAGCAACTCCGCGTGCAGGAAGCACTGACGCTTTCCCAACAGATGGATCTTTCTCCGTCTTGGGTTGACGTTGATGCAGGCAAGTTCTCCGGCGTGTTCAAGGCTGTGCCTGACCGCGGCGACCTGCCGGCCGACATCAACGAAGCGCTGATCGTCGAGTTGTACTCGAAGTAATCCCCTTAGCAAAGCACCCCGGTCTTTGGTCGGGGTGTCATGGAGACGCCATACATGTCGGCAATTGCCAACCAAGTCCTGCGCCCGCGTGCTCCTCAAATCGAGCGTATCACCGACCTTCGCTCGAAGGTTGTGATCGAGCCGCTCGAACGCGGCTACGGACACACGCTGGGCAACGCCCTGCGCCGTGTCCTGCTTTCGTCCATCCCGGGTTTCGCTGTCACGGAAGTGAGCATCGATGGCGTGGTGCACGAATACAGCACCATCGAAGGCTTGCAAGAAGACGTGCTTGAAGTGTTGTTGAACCTCAAGGATGTCGCCATTCGCATGGCCAGCGGCGAAACCGCAACCCTGACCTTGTCCAAACAAGGTGCGGGCGTTGTGACCGCCGGTGATATCAAAACGGATTCCAATGTTGAAATCGTGAATCCGGACCATGTGATCTGCAACCTGACCAAGGACACGCAGATCAACATGCAACTCAAGATCGAGCGCGGTTTCGGCTATCAGCCGGCTGCCCAACGCCGTTCTCCCGACGAAGACACCAGCACCGTGGGTCGTTTGATGCTCGACGCATCGTTCTCCCCGGTTCGCCGCGTGGCTTATGCCGTGGAAGCTGCGCGTGTTGAACAGCGCACCAACCTCGACAAGCTTGTGCTCGACATCGAAACCAACGGCACGATCGATGCGGAAGAAGCGGTGCGTACCGCCTCCAACATCTTGATCGAGCAGTTGTCGGTGTTCGGCGATTTCGTACCGCGCCAAGCAGGTGCGCCGAAGCAACAAGCCGGTGGCGTGGATCCGATGCTGATGCGTCCGATCGACGACCTCGACTTGACCGTGCGTTCGGCTAATTGCCTGAAGGCCGAAAGCATTTACTACGTCGGTGAACTGATCCAAAAGACCGAAGTGGAATTGCTGAAGACCCCGAATCTTGGCAAGAAGTCGCTGACCGAAATCAAGGAAGTGCTTGCACAGCACGGCTTGTCGCTCGGCATGAAAGTTGACAATTGGCCGCCTGCTGGCGTTTCGCAGCACGGCATGATGGGGTAAACCCGTCGGCCCCGTTGGCAACGGCGGGGCAGACCGGCAAGCCCACTGACAGATATTTGAGTAGGAATCACGACCATGCGCCACCAGAAATCCGGACGCAAATTCTCCCGCACCAGCTCGCACCGCGAAGCAATGTTCCGCAACATGGCGGCTTCATTGATCAAGCATGAGCTGATCAAGACCACTTTGCCGAAGGCCAAGGAACTGCGCCGCGTCGCAGAGCCGCTGATCACCTTGGCAAAAACCGACGGCGTTGCAAACCGCCGCTTGGCTTTCTCGCGCTTGCGTGACAAAGAAGCAGTGGGCACCTTGTTCACCGTGCTCGGCCCGCGTTACACCAGCCGCCCCGGCGGTTATGTGCGCATCCTGAAGTGCGGCTTCCGCGACGGCGACAACGCGCCGATGGCGTATGTCGAACTCGTCGACCGCCCGGTTGCGGCTGATTGATCGAATTTGCACAGCAGTAAATGGAAAACCCCAGTCAATCGGCTGGGGTTTTTTGTTATTGTGTCCGGATGGACATTCCGTTGCTTCCAAAAGCGTTTCGTTCTCGCTGTTTGCTCGCTGCCTTCGCGTGCGCGGCGATGCTGGCGTATGCGTTTTATGCGCAATTCCAAGAAGGTTTGATGCCCTGTGCTTTCTGCATTTTTCAGCGCGTCTGCTATGCCGCATTGGGCTTGGTATTTCTGATCGCCGGATTGCATGCGCCGCGCCCGGGTAAGGGCCGCAAGATTTACGCGGGATTGGCCGTGATCATCGCCTTGATCGGCGCCGGCATCGCCTTCCGTCATGTCTGGGTGCAGTTGTATCCGCCGGCCATGGCCATGTGCGGATCACCGCTTGAGTTCATGCTGCAAACCATGTCATTCGACAACGTCATTCGAAAGGTGTTGACCGCGAGCGGCGATTGCAGCAACACCGACTGGAAACTATTCGGCATGACCATGCCGGCATGGAGCCTGATTGCATTCCTTGGGTTCGCCTGTTGGGCGATACGCGCAGGATGGTTCACGCATGCACGCGATGGATGGAGACGTTTTAAGTGAGTTCGGCACACGCCGCGTCCGGAGTCTCCCCATTGCAAACAGAAACCACTTGGACGCCTCAGAGCTGGCACGACAAAGTGGCTTTGCAGCAACCGAACTACCCGGACTTGGACAAACTCCAAGACGCCGTCGACGAAGTGCGCAGCTTGCCGCCGTTGGTGACCTCTTGGGAAATCTTGTCGTTGCAATCGCAGATTGCCGAGGCACAGGAAGGCAAGCGGTTTTTGCTGCAAGGTGGCGATTGCGCGGAGATTTTTGCCGACTGCACCAACGATGTCATCTCCAATCGCCTGAAAGTGCTGTTGCAAATGAGTTTGGTCTTGGTGCACGGCCTTCGTGTGCCCGTGGTTCGCGTCGGGCGATTTGCCGGGCAATACGCAAAGCCGCGCTCGGCCGATCTCGAAGTGCGGGATGGCAAGGCCTTGCCGAGCTATCGCGGCGACATCATCAATTCACCCGAATTCACCGAGGAGGCGCGTACACCGGATCCGCGCCGCATGATCCGTGCGCATGCGCGTTCCGCAATGACGCTCAATTTCGTGCGTGCATTGATTGACGGCGGGTTTGCCGACTTGCATCACCCGGAATACTGGGACTTGGCCTGGATGAAAGATTCGCCGCTGCTCGGCGAATACCAGCGCATGGTCGACGGCGTCCGTGATTCGGTGCAATTCATGGAAACGCTGTCGGGCCATGCTTTGCGCAACATGGACACGGTCGATTTCTATACCTCGCACGAAGCCCTGTTGTTGCCCTACGAAGAAGCGGTGACGCGGGAAGTGCCGAGGCAAACGGGCTGGTTCAACATGGGCACGCATTTCCCGTGGATCGGCATGCGCACCGCGGCCGATGACGGTGCGCATCTGGAATACATGCGCGGCATCCGCAATCCCATTGCAGTGAAGGTCGGCCCGTCGGTGACGCCGGACGCGCTTCGTCGTGTGATTGCGCGTTTGAACCCCGACAACTTGCCCGGTCGCCTCACCTTGATTCACCGCATGGGTGTGAACGAAGTCGAAGCCAAGTTGCCGCCGCTGTTGCGTAGCGTTCAAGCCGACGGCAGTCGTGTTCTCTGGGTGTGCGATCCGATGCACGGCAACACCGAGACCGCGGCCAACGGCTTGAAGACCCGCCGCTTCGACAACATTCGTGGCGAGATCGAACGTTCGTTTGATGTCCACGCCGCGTGTGGAACACGATTGGGCGGTGTCCATCTCGAGCTCACCGGTGAAAACGTCACCGAGTGCACCGGTGGCGCGCGTGCGTTGACTGACTTGGATCTGGAGCGTGACTATCGCACCACTGTGGATCCGCGTTTGAATGACGAGCAAGCGCTCGAACTTGCCATGTGCATTGTCCGCAAACAAAACAAAGCCTGAGCCGCAACCCCGGCATTGACTTGCCCGGGGAGGGGCGGGGCATATCCAAACTTTCATTGACGACTTCAACCGCTGGCCACCGGGTTTGGGCGCCGCACTGCTGGCGCTGTATGCCTTTTTGTCTGTGTCGACGCTTTGGGCGTTCATCACGCGGCAGTCGGTTGAACTGAAACAAAAGATTCATGCCTGGTGGTGGTTTCTGCCGGCGGTCAGTCTCGCGCTGCTTTTCAAGGCCTATTCGGCCTGGGTGCTTGCTGCGCTTCTGCTGGCCCTCGGTGTGCGCGAGCTTGCAGCCCACATGCATTTCGCAAGTCCGGAAAGTGCGCGATGGCGGCATGTGCTCGGCATCGCCTTGTGCGTTGTGCTGGTCGCGCTGACCTTCCTGTGGCCGGCGGTCGCGCTGGCACTGATTGCCTTGGCCGTGGGCTTGATCTGGCAAATGTTCCGCCGCCGTTTTTATCCTCCCGCGCGTGGGCGCGTGGGTGGAAGTGCGTTGGTGCTGATTGCCTGCGGACTGTCATTCCTTCCGACATTGCAGCGCGCCCTGAGCGACGAAGGCGCATGGCTCTTGTGGGTGTGCGCCGTGACCGCGCTTGCCGATGTCGGGCAATTTGTCGCGGGCACCGTGTTCGGCAAAACAAAAATTGCACCGGCTGCGAGTCCCGGCAAGACCTGGGTCGGACTCATCGGCGGGATCGGTGTCGCGATGCTCGCTGGCATCTCACTCGGTGGGCTGATGCATTTGGCCGACATTCCCGTGCTTGCACGCTTAAGTGTTTTGATCGCCGTCGCCGGCTTCTTGGGCGATATCACCTTGTCCGCCTGCAAAAGAATGCTGGCTATAAAGGACTTTTCCGCATGGATGCCAGGACATGGCGGCTTGCTCGATCGCGTCGATAGCCTGATATTGACGGTCCCTGTTTTGTATCTCTGTCTTCTTCCCCTTCAATCCCTGTTCCCTGTTATCCGACCATGAGTGCCAATCCCCCGATGCAACGCACAAGTACTGAATCCGATTTCGCCACGTTCGACCGCATGCGTTTGGTTTACCGCACATGGAAACCCGTCACCGAACCCTCCGGTCGCGTCCTGATTTTTTTGCATCGCGGGCACGAACATTCCGGCCGCGTGGCCGCCTTGGTGTCGCGAATCGCCGGTCCCGGTGATTTGTGCTTCGCGTGGGATGCGCGCGGTCACGGCCGTTCCCCTGGCGTCCGCGGTGATGCGCCCGATTTCATGGCGCTGGTGCGTGATCTCGACGCGTTTGTGAAGCACGTGGTGCAAACCCACGGTGTGGACGTCGAAGACATCTTTATCGTGGCCAATAGTGTGGCGGCGGTTGTCACGGCCACGTGGTTGCATGACTATGCGCCGCGGATTCGTGGTGTGGCGATGGCCGCGGCGGCATTCTCAATCAAGTTGTATGTGCCGCTGGCCGAACCGGCCCTGCGTTTGGGCTTGAAAGCGAAGCCTGATTTGAAGGTGACGAGTTATGTTCGCCCGTCGATGATCACGCATTCGAAACACGAAGCCGAAGCCTACGCGTCCGATCCGTTGGTCACACGCGATATTTCGGCACGCGTGCTGGTCGACCTTGCTGACACGGCGCGTCGTGTGGTCGCCGATGCGCACGCCATCGACACGCCTGTCCTGATGTTGGTCGCCGGAAAAGACGTGGTGGTCAGGACGGCACCACAGCGAGCCTTCTTCGATGCGTTGTCTTCGACG encodes:
- the secY gene encoding preprotein translocase subunit SecY gives rise to the protein MSRSGNAIGGVGGLGQFTELRQRLLFVLGAMIVYRLGCFIPVPGVNPEAMTALMDSQKGTIVDMFNMFSGGALHRFSVFALNVMPYISASIIIQLCAQIFPSLKAIQKEGESGRRKITQWSRLAAVPLAIFQAFGIAVALQNSGAANGIAVVYNPGPAFILTAVISLTAGTMFLMWLGEQMTERGIGNGVSLIIFAGIVAGLPSAVISTVKATLDGNMSAIALIVVALVVFAFTYLVVFVERGQRRVTVNYARAGQSGRRGFNNQSSFLPLKLNMAGVIPPIFASSIIMFPATAAQWFGTSGSAATQWMQRVAQALSPGQPLHMILFSALIIGFAFFYTALVFNSQETADNLKKSGALIPGIRPGRATAEYVDGVLTRLTLVGAIYLTAVCILPEIMRTQLGTSFYFGGTSLLIVVVVVMDFIAQIQAHLMSHQYQSLLKKANLKGGARGR
- the rpsM gene encoding 30S ribosomal protein S13, producing the protein MARIAGVNLPAQKHVWVGLQSIYGIGRTRSKLVCDAAGVTKTTKIRDLSEPEVERLRSEIGKFIVEGDLRREVGMAIKRLMDMGSFRGLRHRRGLPLRGQRTRTNARTRKGPRKAIKK
- the rpsK gene encoding 30S ribosomal protein S11, producing the protein MAKPAVKTKKKIKRVVTDGIAHVHASFNNTIITITDRQGNALSWATSGGAGFRGSRKSTPFAAQVAAEKAGRAALDYGVKALEVRIKGPGPGRESAVRSLNSVGYKILNITDVTPIPHNGCRPPKKRRV
- the rpsD gene encoding 30S ribosomal protein S4, yielding MARYIGPTCKLARREGADLSLKSPARALDSKCKLEQKPGQHGATARKGKLSDYATQLREKQKVKRIYGLLERQFRNYYKKASTKKGNTGENLLQLLETRLDNVVFRMGFAVTRASARQLVSHRGVLVNGKYVNLPSYQVKAGDAISLSERAQKQLRVQEALTLSQQMDLSPSWVDVDAGKFSGVFKAVPDRGDLPADINEALIVELYSK
- a CDS encoding DNA-directed RNA polymerase subunit alpha, producing MSAIANQVLRPRAPQIERITDLRSKVVIEPLERGYGHTLGNALRRVLLSSIPGFAVTEVSIDGVVHEYSTIEGLQEDVLEVLLNLKDVAIRMASGETATLTLSKQGAGVVTAGDIKTDSNVEIVNPDHVICNLTKDTQINMQLKIERGFGYQPAAQRRSPDEDTSTVGRLMLDASFSPVRRVAYAVEAARVEQRTNLDKLVLDIETNGTIDAEEAVRTASNILIEQLSVFGDFVPRQAGAPKQQAGGVDPMLMRPIDDLDLTVRSANCLKAESIYYVGELIQKTEVELLKTPNLGKKSLTEIKEVLAQHGLSLGMKVDNWPPAGVSQHGMMG
- the rplQ gene encoding 50S ribosomal protein L17, with amino-acid sequence MRHQKSGRKFSRTSSHREAMFRNMAASLIKHELIKTTLPKAKELRRVAEPLITLAKTDGVANRRLAFSRLRDKEAVGTLFTVLGPRYTSRPGGYVRILKCGFRDGDNAPMAYVELVDRPVAAD
- a CDS encoding disulfide bond formation protein B, which encodes MDIPLLPKAFRSRCLLAAFACAAMLAYAFYAQFQEGLMPCAFCIFQRVCYAALGLVFLIAGLHAPRPGKGRKIYAGLAVIIALIGAGIAFRHVWVQLYPPAMAMCGSPLEFMLQTMSFDNVIRKVLTASGDCSNTDWKLFGMTMPAWSLIAFLGFACWAIRAGWFTHARDGWRRFK
- a CDS encoding class II 3-deoxy-7-phosphoheptulonate synthase, which gives rise to MQTETTWTPQSWHDKVALQQPNYPDLDKLQDAVDEVRSLPPLVTSWEILSLQSQIAEAQEGKRFLLQGGDCAEIFADCTNDVISNRLKVLLQMSLVLVHGLRVPVVRVGRFAGQYAKPRSADLEVRDGKALPSYRGDIINSPEFTEEARTPDPRRMIRAHARSAMTLNFVRALIDGGFADLHHPEYWDLAWMKDSPLLGEYQRMVDGVRDSVQFMETLSGHALRNMDTVDFYTSHEALLLPYEEAVTREVPRQTGWFNMGTHFPWIGMRTAADDGAHLEYMRGIRNPIAVKVGPSVTPDALRRVIARLNPDNLPGRLTLIHRMGVNEVEAKLPPLLRSVQADGSRVLWVCDPMHGNTETAANGLKTRRFDNIRGEIERSFDVHAACGTRLGGVHLELTGENVTECTGGARALTDLDLERDYRTTVDPRLNDEQALELAMCIVRKQNKA
- a CDS encoding phosphatidate cytidylyltransferase; translation: MGAALLALYAFLSVSTLWAFITRQSVELKQKIHAWWWFLPAVSLALLFKAYSAWVLAALLLALGVRELAAHMHFASPESARWRHVLGIALCVVLVALTFLWPAVALALIALAVGLIWQMFRRRFYPPARGRVGGSALVLIACGLSFLPTLQRALSDEGAWLLWVCAVTALADVGQFVAGTVFGKTKIAPAASPGKTWVGLIGGIGVAMLAGISLGGLMHLADIPVLARLSVLIAVAGFLGDITLSACKRMLAIKDFSAWMPGHGGLLDRVDSLILTVPVLYLCLLPLQSLFPVIRP